One Leishmania major strain Friedlin complete genome, chromosome 29 DNA segment encodes these proteins:
- a CDS encoding conserved hypothetical protein (previous protein_id=AAZ09661.1) — protein sequence MDSIDSNPLADDEEVLASLTPVDAAQPLQPASRQPVSATPATTTVLTSTSADGHVQYEAATTATNEQGSLRRENFLEHAMAKTSATRAAEVQLAAPEAGNEEAVDEADDEDDSNSGDGDDGAYAAEYRSLLFRVAEMEAQEQQRARQGGFALRMAQRETKLMTEVAAQQQAYLASQTWSASCLHASGRAKAPANASAESEKQVTISSAGAWPSAEDVTADAATDARLACLAHRMEHAQLQYRRCTEAAGLLRSHARWMRAEAERQERWTAETEELLCRLHEDAGLADAVSTAAAGQRQEGPDRARPLDASPLVASPLNDTWQRQTSGLTTLGGTLAKVHTLFRDPECRTSMSVVATALTEVGRRCQCLLQELQALTEAALQTEADLQQRRVHALEWSLFAANAQQALELRDLYSPVTLAEMRAMGLRKILLRRRQELQTALTLVVLRNAEKAVTGADRAAAASCSALVPQSSCIFSSPPHEVTPEKMKAVADTCARHEGLRDRLLRELLYLKKCARRVLGAAWVSQTETTAIASLAATADTRRDSRMLEAVLLDNLRRASYNGLARLIAFVAATPKPPDERDDAVKGDISDPHEDVDDEGKVQNEGDGLAPLPRFHSSAPAAPLATRVQVLATLEAVQTRANSLLSLLAENAKHWQRTQDVVADAEVCAHSSDDAWCRTAELLLRRCMDADAAEPLSSDTHSDDAALQNPRTAPLLLQEQQLLDSLHTSQAAIVEAINAALAQVHHSCTGPLEREKRDVALLIRLLQLSDEAGESERQRSDACRADILVTSTTPALERAMQLLTCAEDDERKSDAAGKDLLLSQVRVPQLPLRVDAVQGTISALSANWKDRLVAETAETRAKFTETQVRLDQYAQYSMAEVPSLLEKALAEAKALQERATECAARSSSAASLAARIQQQRKLLTDTTTTERYALSAAMQEARLEVEALQAQVAQLQKQTNLSATESLHRCELGEAEAVAWKSLLLDDPGQHQAVNADGADDGAIKDEGSVDIKQEASNSPPEVATDVKAGEDERDREVGGGAAKFEVASAKRDDKVEGLEITREEETEEGADAAEGGGEQEQQLGDEPAEEVAADSEPEERDGDALSCAAKRSNEEGADEEAHPLQMRDGTGAEGEDVPEEEQGDAKPRRDERTTQDRVDEAPHCTTAAGTNELAEVVPQVEVKGKKKSRKRSSKKSAQREVQQWPGQHAHQQQQQQQPSILGESILGDAEAGQRPPVFDSAASNLFSHYPPPSAFPTEPANRPVYDDNPFYSGFGFEEE from the coding sequence ATGGACAGCATAGATAGCAATCCCCTCGCGGATGACGAAGAAGTGCTTGCCTCTCTGACCCCGGTGGACGCAGCTCAGCCTCTGCAGCCTGCCAGTCGGCAGCCAGTCTCCGCAACACCCGCCACAACAACCGTCTTGACCTCGACGTCAGCGGATGGGCACGTTCAGTACGAGGCAGCAACTACAGCGACCAACGAGCAGGGATCGCTACGCCGTGAGAACTTCCTTGAGCACGCCATGGCGAAGACGTCCGCGACACGGGCCGCTGAGGTACAGCTTGCAGCACCGGAGGCCGGCAATGAAGAAGCAGTGGACGAGgctgacgacgaggacgacagcaacagtggcgacggcgacgatggcgccTACGCAGCAGAGTACCGCAGCTTACTGTTTCGTGTGGCCGAAatggaggcgcaggagcaACAGCGAGCTCGCCAAGGCGGCTTCGCGTTGCGCATGGCACAGCGGGAGACAAAGCTGATGACGGAGGtggcagcacagcagcaggccTATCTGGCGTCACAGACATGGAGCGCGTCGTGTCTGCATGCTAGTGGTCGCGCTAAGGCCCCTGCTAACGCGAGCGCGGAGTCTGAGAAGCAGGTGACTATCTCTTCCGCCGGCGCTTGGCCGAGTGCCGAAGACGTCACGGCCGATGCGGCGACAGACGCTCGACTAGCATGTTTGGCTCATCGCATGGAGCATGCTCAGCTGCAGtatcgccgctgcaccgaagcggcggggctgctgcgctcccACGCACGATGGATGCGTGCTGAGGCGGAGCGTCAGGAGAGATGGACAGCGGAAACCGAGGAACTTTTGTGCCGCCTACACGAGGACGCAGGCCTCGCTGACGCGGTGtcgaccgccgctgcggggcAACGACAGGAGGGGCCCGACCGTGCGCGTCCTTTGGACGCTTCCCCACTCGTTGCGTCTCCTCTGAACGACACGTGGCAGAGGCAAACGAGCGGCCTGACCACCCTCGGTGGAACTCTGGCGAAGGTGCACACGCTCTTCCGTGATCCAGAGTGCCGCACCAGCATGTCCGTAGTTGCAACAGCGCTGACAGAGGTGGGTCGTCGGTGCCAGTGCTTACTGCAGGAACTGCAGGCTCTCACAGAAGCTGCACTGCAGACCGAGGCAGAtttgcagcagcgtcgtgtgcacgcgctggAGTGGAGCCTCTTCGCGGCAAACGCGCAGCAAGCGCTCGAGTTGCGAGACTTGTACTCGCCTGTGACCCTAGCGGAGATGCGGGCGATGGGACTGCGGAAGAtcttgctgcgccgccggcaaGAGCTACAAACCGCGTTGACACTGGTCGTCCTGCGTAACGCGGAGAAGGCCGTAACTGGCGCTgaccgtgccgccgctgcgtcttGTTCTGCTCTCGTGCCACAGTCGTCGTGCATCTTCTCCTCACCGCCACACGAGGTGACACCGGAAAAAATGAAAGCCGTCGCAgacacgtgcgcgcggcacgaAGGGCTGCGGGACCGCTTGCTGCGCGAGCTTCTGTACCTAAAAaagtgcgcgcgccgcgtccTCGGTGCAGCATGGGTCTCGCAGACTGAGACCACCGCAATCGCTTCGCTGGCAGCCACGGCAGATACCAGAAGAGACTCGCGCATGCTGGAGGCGGTACTGCTGGATAATCTCCGGCGGGCAAGTTATAATGGCCTGGCGCGCCTTATCGCGTttgtggcagcgacgccgaagCCACCGGACGAGCGAGACGACGCTGTCAAGGGCGACATTAGTGACCCGCATGAAGATGTAGACGACGAAGGTAAAGTGCAGAATGAAGGCGATGGACTCGCGCCGTTACCGCGCTTTCACTCGTCCGCTCCGGCGGCTCCGCTGGCCACCCGTGTTCAGGTTCTCGCTacgctggaggcggtgcagacgcgcgccaactcgcttctctctcttctcgcCGAAAACGCGAAGCATTGGCAGAGAACGCAGGATGTTGTGGCGGACGCGGAAGTGTGTGCCCATTCCAGCGACGATGCTTGGTGCCGCACTGCCGAGTTgctcctgcgccgctgcatgGATGCGGATGCCGCGGAGCCCTTATCGAGTGACACACacagcgacgatgccgcCTTGCAAAACCCGCGCACCGctcctctcttgctgcaggagcagcagctgcttgaCAGCTTGCACACCTCCCAGGCAGCCATTGTCGAGGCGATAAACGCCGCACTTGCGCAGGTGCACCACAGCTGCACGGGGCCCCTCGAGCGCGAGAAGCGGGATGTTGCTCTACTGATCCGGCTTCTGCAGCTCTCTGACGAAGCGGGCGAGTCAGAACGCCAGCGCAGTGACGCGTGCAGGGCCGACATACTCGTCACAAGCACCACCCCAGCACTGGAAAGAGCTATGCAGCTGCTCACGTGCGCCGAGGATGACGAGCGTAAAAGCGATGCCGCGGGCAAAGATCTACTTCTGTCGCAAGTGCGCGTCCCACagttgccgctgcgcgtggaTGCGGTACAGGGTACCATCAGCGCGCTCTCTGCCAATTGGAAGGATCGCCTTGTAGCCGAGACTGCGGAGACTCGGGCGAAATTCACAGAGACGCAGGTGAGGCTGGATCAGTACGCGCAGTACTCGATGGCAGAGGTGCCGTCACTGCTAGAGAAGGCGCTCGCCGAGgccaaggcgctgcaggagcgcgcGACCGagtgcgccgcgcgcagcagcagtgccgcttCTCTTGCTGCCCGAAtccagcagcaacgcaagTTGCTGACCGACACCACGACAACGGAGCGGTAcgcgctgtcggcggccaTGCAGGAGGCGCGGCTTGAGGTGGAGGCATTGCAAGCGCAGGTGGCTCAGCTGCAGAAACAGACGAATTTGTCTGCCACAGAGTCGCTTCACCGTTGCGAGCTAGGGGAAGCTGAAGCGGTTGCGTGGAAATCCCTCCTACTGGATGACCCCGGGCAGCATCAGGCGGTGAacgccgacggtgccgacGATGGCGCCATCAAGGATGAGGGCAGCGTTGACATAAAGCAAGAGGCCTCCAACTCTCCTCCCGAAGTGGCGACAGACGTGAAGGCGGGGGAGGATGAGAGAGATCGGGAAGtgggcggaggcgcagcaaaGTTCGAGGTCGCGTCAGCGAAGCGAGATGACAAAGTCGAGGGGCTCGAGATCacgagggaagaggagacggaagaaggcgcagatgccgccgaaggtggtggcgaacaggagcagcagcttgGCGATGAGCCGGCGGAGGAGGTCGCCGCGGATAGCGAGCCGGAAGagcgcgacggcgatgctCTCTCGTGTGCCGCGAAGCGGTCGAATGAAGAAGGGGCAGATGAGGAAGCTCATCCGCTGCAAATGCGCGATGGCACCGGCGCCGAGGGCGAGGATGTCCCCGAGGAAGAGCAGGGCGATGCAAAACCGAGAAGGGACGAACGCACTACACAAGATCGCGTAGATGAGGCGCCGCATTGCACTACTGCGGCAGGCACTAACGAGTTGGCAGAAGTGGTGCCGCAAGTAGAAGTGAagggcaagaagaagagcaggaAACGTTCCTCGAAGAAGAGTGCGCAGCGTgaggtgcagcagtggccgggtcagcacgcgcaccagcagcagcagcagcagcagcccagtATCCTTGGCGAGTCCATCCTCGGAGACGCTGAGGCGGGGCAGCGACCGCCCGTTTTTGACAGTGCAGCCAGTAACCTTTTCTCGCATTACCCGCCTCCGTCCGCATTTCCGACCGAGCCGGCAAACCGACCGGTTTATGACGACAACCCGTTCTACTCCGGCTTTGGTTTTGAGGAGGAGTAG